The genomic region GTTTTTGGATATTAATTTTGTAGTTTTCAGTCATTGTACCGTTATGATTTGTGTAATGGAGAATATTTTGCTCGATATTAACCCTACAAAGTAACagagtaaaattattttttctaatgatTGTAACATCACCAACCAATTAGCTTCCAGTTTACGTATActactttttgaaaattgtgttgcacaaaaaacaacacaaattaataaaagtatttttattcCTCCACCTTGCCTGAAGTACGTTCGATAAGTTTCCATTTTTACTTGTGCCAGTTCTTTTGATTCTTCGTATAtgtttttttctgacacttttGGTTCGATTAATGTTGCATTTTCATTTGAATACAAATCACCCTCTTGATGTTCTTGTGTTGGAGGGACGAGTAAATGGTTTTCTTGTGTTGTTGCAGACTTATAGCTAAATGCTTTTTGGGCAGACACATTTTGTAGTAAATTTACTAAGCCCTCATTTATGGTGAGAATGTTGTCGGCTCGATTGACATATTTTTCATTCTGACTGATCATAATGACTGTTTTATTCTTTAAGAATCCtttgatacatttttcaaatatcgaGTTGGCAACCACTACATCTAAATTTGTTAAACAATCGTCTAACAAATAAGTATCACTTTTTCTGTAAATGGCCCGTGCTAAGTTGATTCGCTTTTGCTGTCCTCCACTCAGGTTGGTGCCCCTGTCTGCAACTATAGTATCGTCACCTTCGTCGAAGGCCTCCAAATCTTTACGCAATTCACACAGTTCCAGCACTTCGTTGTAGCGTTCCTTATCGTAGCTGGAgccaaacaaaatattttgtttcattGTGGATGGAAACAGCCATGATTCTTGAGATGCATAAGAAATCTCACCGGCGAGCTTCAGATCACCTTCGATAAATTGATATTCCCTCATTAGAACTTTTAATAGCAATGTTTTTCCACTTCCCATTGGGCCAGTTAAAATTGTCAGTCCTTTCTGgagtttaaaattaatgttgttaaatattttatgatcATTCACATAAACGGTTAAGTTTGATAATATGGCTTCATTGCAATCTTCGCCTTGGTTTTTACAAACGACTTTTTCTTTAGTTTgcagaaattttgaaattctccTAAATACAGCCTTCAGTTTTACGAATTCGTGAATTCCCTTTggaaattgtacatttaaagTTAACATCAAATTATTGAGACTGTCCATTAtgagaaataatatttctggCTTGATATGGTCTCCTAAGTATATTGAAATAACGATGAGAAGATACCAAGTTACTGTTAGAAGAGAGATGGAGAGCGAAATTTTTGTTGCTAACATCAATTGTATCTTGTATATAAGACAAACTTCATctctgaaataaaaaatgttatcttGTTTGTTAACTGTTGTTAATTATCTtaatgacactatagcaaaaataatacaactttaaatccaaaattaagaaaatataCCGACTTTCTGCTGTTGGACAACTTCTTTTGGAACATGTCTTCCAAACGGTAAAATTTGACGGGTCTGATTCCTATCAACATCTCTCTCGTTGTCTTGAGTCTGTCGTCCGTTTTCATTAAAGTCCtccttttcaaatttattgttaCAGGTGCCAGACATACTAAAAAACTCTTTATCTTATGACCATAGTATCTATCATTTTCTAATTACCTTGTATTGAAATAACAATGCAAAATGTACCTATGAGGGTAATCACCAGCCAACCTATCTCCTTGTAAAGGACGTAACATACCACGATAAAATATACCAAATTGTTAAGCAGAGTAATTATATAAGGTATTGAAACTTCAAATTCATTAACATCTCTAgttattaaagtaataattttgcCAACTGACACAGTTTCAACTTGCGTCGAACTAATCCTTAAGACTTTTCTGTAAATCAAGGAAGTAAAAGCAGTACGCATTTTAATGGCAAGTGTTTCAATCCTCAAGGTAATATTGTCTCTGATTAAACAatccacaaaaaaaatcactacTAAACATGTACCGTAGACCCATGCATCATGTTTAGAAAGAGTATTATTCTTCGAATAATACGctaaaaaattcttaaatatttttggccTTAATATgctaaaaagtcaaaatgtaaTTAAGTACTAGATATCCAGCAGTAAATTAAAAGTACATACATAATCGCAACTTGCGTCAGAAGAATACTGCTGATAAGAATGTACTCTAATCCAAAACATTTCCAAAGAAGAAACATCATTGAAAAACGTTTGCGAGTTTGTTGTATTTCACATAAATGTTCCAATTTCTTTCCTAAATTATTGGATTTGTATGATGGAAGCACTTCATATATATCATTTTCGTTTAATTGCCTTTTAAATCCCTTAACAAAAATCTTTCTTGTATAGCTGAAACATACCATTCTACGCAAATTCATCAAgagtataattttatttacgtaaaaaaCAACTGCCACAAGATGTTTGTATTTTCTACaggattaattttttgtttcctcctgttttttaaataatccaTAGCTATAAATCGTTTATTCTTATTTACCAAAATatcttcttttcttctttGATGTACAAATTTATATCACTAAAAATTATCCacttaaattaacaaaatataCACTAGGTGTCCACAAGTAAAGTTTGGAGGGGTCTATTTCTTTGCccataaaattacaaatttgaaattttaggaTATGAATGAGCACACAGAGGACGTGTATTATAACGTAAAATAgctatacttcgtccagcgagagattggaaGATTTAAAATTGTAGACTAGTAAcgcaacactacaaaatgcactagaatatattaattagagcataatttcagagcaaaaatgttactgcttgtaCGATATACAGGCTTATGATAAAGTAACGCACAAAATTCAGAAAACGTAAAGaattagtttttgaaaaaaatgcaaaaacacgtCAAACAGTTTTTAGAGTAAATTCTTGctttaaagtttttaaatttatttattagttattattaaaatcaaatttacttcgttctttataaatttgcttatttttttatgtaatcccTACTGTAACGGTCtgaataggttcgataaatatagaattttaatttttaaaataacttcaacgaaatgttttaaaaaccGACGGAAATactggtcagttgtaaattttattgatgtcTTGTACCACATTCCTCAAGTGgaatctgccaacctttcttttAAAAGGCAGGTACGCGCCCGGTCCGAACACAGCACAAAGATAACAGTTTTCCTGGGAAAagaattattgcaaaatttactcgttcgacaatttTGGGAGttcagttaaaatcaggggataattgaattaatgaatttgatgttagcaggtttcatATTGAGAGAACcataaaattaatgttcattacgttaatttactttttttagcattctcaaatttgtggcatatttgaaactaaagggcgagaattgcaaattagaaacagagcgctttatcgtagaaaataactacgatcgtttgcacttttagttagaaaagtaacaaggcaaagtagaaagagagtcggtagaaaacacggaggaccgggtaacggtaaagccaggtagtcgtagaaatcagaggtgtgagtgagagagagagagagagagagagagagagagagagagagagagagagagagagaatgaaaattatgaattaattattaattagaacagtttggggaatcaaatcaa from Tenebrio molitor chromosome 8, icTenMoli1.1, whole genome shotgun sequence harbors:
- the LOC138136682 gene encoding ATP-binding cassette sub-family C member 4-like, with translation MDYLKNRRKQKINPVENTNILWQLFFTYTRKIFVKGFKRQLNENDIYEVLPSYKSNNLGKKLEHLCEIQQTRKRFSMMFLLWKCFGLEYILISSILLTQVAIIILRPKIFKNFLAYYSKNNTLSKHDAWVYGTCLVVIFFVDCLIRDNITLRIETLAIKMRTAFTSLIYRKVLRISSTQVETVSVGKIITLITRDVNEFEVSIPYIITLLNNLVYFIVVCYVLYKEIGWLVITLIGTFCIVISIQVCLAPVTINLKRRTLMKTDDRLKTTREMLIGIRPVKFYRLEDMFQKKLSNSRKDEVCLIYKIQLMLATKISLSISLLTVTWYLLIVISIYLGDHIKPEILFLIMDSLNNLMLTLNVQFPKGIHEFVKLKAVFRRISKFLQTKEKVVCKNQGEDCNEAILSNLTVYVNDHKIFNNINFKLQKGLTILTGPMGSGKTLLLKVLMREYQFIEGDLKLAGEISYASQESWLFPSTMKQNILFGSSYDKERYNEVLELCELRKDLEAFDEGDDTIVADRGTNLSGGQQKRINLARAIYRKSDTYLLDDCLTNLDVVVANSIFEKCIKGFLKNKTVIMISQNEKYVNRADNILTINEGLVNLLQNVSAQKAFSYKSATTQENHLLVPPTQEHQEGDLYSNENATLIEPKVSEKNIYEESKELAQVKMETYRTYFRQGGGIKILLLICVVFCATQFSKSSIRKLEANWVNIEQNILHYTNHNGTMTENYKINIQKRQRMIYLLPILLALLVTLMLCKASIFYLVAKRASVNIHNLVVSKVIRASMEFFDNHFMGNILNRFSEDLHYLDEKVPVLIYVAAGFLVEAVITTGLIMTINTLFIIPSLLFFVIMVITTIIYLRTGRPLKQLEISTRSPFIGHINATIEGLCTVKASRVENILCDEFDSHQDLYTSATYMYFCCLRAYAFVVHIFSTIFIAVVVFRLLILDNEPSIGKVGLLLSQTFLLTRIYHLAFHKWARLVTRMTAVERILAYTNQKQESEDGVVLKNWPASGEIKYENVYISYKHRRNFVLKDLNFTIKSGEKVAVVGRTGAGKTSLISAFLKLCKVHGRIFYDGVNIANLSLNALRSNISVVCQEPFLYSGTIRENIDPFGQYSDDRVWDVIKTIKLESLFSTLEYKICGSDCNLSMSQKQLICLGRAIIRNNKVIILDEITANVDTEMEVLIHRIVKTYVDCTVLMITHKLSFLEEYDKIMVMNEGRIIEFDRPSVLLNDKQGMFYNMFNI